One part of the Ochotona princeps isolate mOchPri1 chromosome 3, mOchPri1.hap1, whole genome shotgun sequence genome encodes these proteins:
- the CFAP298 gene encoding cilia- and flagella-associated protein 298, with protein MVLLHVKRGDESQFLLQTPGSAELEELTVQVTRLYNGRLKVQRLCSEMEELAEHGVFLPPNMQGLTDEQIEELKLKDEWGERCIPSGGSVFNKDDIGRRNGQAPNEKMKQVLKKTIEEAKAIVSKKQVEAGVCVTMEMVQDALDQLRGAVMIVYPMGLPPYDPIRLEFENKEDLAGTQAGLQVIAESEAQLWWAAKELRRQKKLADYVGRNEKTKIIVKLQQRGQGAPAREPIISSEEQKQLMLYYHRRQEELKKLEENDDDSCLNSPWADNTALKRHFHGVKDIKWRPR; from the exons ATGGTCCTACTCCACGTGAAGCGGGGCGACGAGAGCCAGTTTCTGCTGCAGACGCCGGGAAGCGCCGAGCTGGAGGAGCTCACGGTCCAGGTGACCCGGCTCTACAACGGGCGGCTCAAGGTGCAGCGCCTCTGCTCAG aaatggaAGAATTAGCAGAACACGGCGTGTTTCTCCCCCCTAATATGCAAGGACTGACTGATGAGCAGATTGAAGAATTGAAGTTAAAGGACGAATGGGGCGAAAGGTGCATCCCCAGCGGTGGGTCCGTGTTTAACAAGGACGACATCGGGCGAAGGAACGGGCAAG CCccaaatgaaaaaatgaagcaaGTTTTAAAGAAGACTATAGAAGAAGCCAAAGCAATAGTATCTAAg AAACAGGTGGAAGCCGGCGTGTGTGTTACCATGGAGATGGTGCAGGATGCCCTGGACCAGCTCCGAGGTGCAGTGATGATTGTGTATCCTATGGGGCTGCCACCATACGACCCCATCAGGCTGGAGTTTGAAAACAAAGAAGACCTGGCGGGGACTCAG gcaggccTCCAGGTCATCGCCGAGTCGGAGGCACAGCTGTGGTGGGCCGCCAAGGAGCTGCGGAGGCAGAAGAAGCTGGCCGACTACGTGGGGAGGAACGAAAAGACCAAGATCATCGTCAAACTTCAGCAG AGGGGACAGGGGGCCCCTGCCCGGGAGCCCATCATCAGCAGTGAGGAGCAGAAGCAGCTCATGCTGTACTACCACCGGAGGCAGGAGGAACTCAAG aaattggaagaaaatgatgatgaCTCATGTTTAAATTCTCCGTGGGCTGATAATACCGCTTTGAAAAGACATTTCCACGGCGTGAAAGACATCAAGTGGAGACCGAGATGA